CCACAACTACATTAGCAAGCCAATCAGGGTATTCAATATCTTCAATGAACTTGGCTTCCAAAAGTTTTTTAACCTCGACTTCAATAACTTTTTGTCGCTCTGAGGCGAAGGTTCTCTTCTTTTGCCTCACGGGCTTGGCCTCGGGCTTCACATTAAGGTAATGCTTAGCCGTCTTCGGATATAGCCCAGGCATGTTTTCAGGACCCCATACGAAGACGTCATAGTATTGCCATACCACTGTGAATACTTTCTCCTTTAGGTCAGGCTCCATATATTTTCCCATACGGACCATCTTTCCCCAACATCCAGCGTAGAGCTCGACCTCTTCAACTTCGGTCACAAATTCAGCAATTGGGAAGGACAAGTTGGCCCCGAACTTTTCCATTTCAATATTCAGAGACTGTTTATTTCCACTTGGTTCGGCTTTTGAACGCTTTCTTTTCATTCTCCTCGTACTCCTTGTCTTTGTCGAGGTCCTCAAGCATGATAATCCTCGCCATTTTCTGGTCCCCTCTCATTTCCTCAACCCCCTTTTTCGTGGGGAACTTCATCTTGAGATCTTGTATGGACTCCACGACTTGGAAAGCGGATAAGAAGGGTCGGCCGAAGAGTGCATTATACTGGCTTTCAGCCCTCACAATATAGAACTTGACCTATTTTTTAGCAGTATAGGGCATTTTACCAATAAGAATAAGTAAAGTGATTGTACCTTCATAAGGGATATGATATCCGCTGAAGGCCTCGAGAGGTGCTTCGCGGCACGGTTCCATTTATTGCCCCGCCAAGTTTATCTTCGTGTAAATCCGATGGAACAATATGTTAGCCGATCTTCCTCCATCCACCATTACTTTCCATATCTTATTTTTCCAATTATGGGGTTGTACCAACGGGTCCTCATGAGGGCATATGACATCTTCATAATCCTCTTCGGTAAAAGAGAGGGGCATGGCCTTCCTGGAGGGGTTGAACTGATTTAAGTTGTAAACTTGGTGGGTATACCTCTTTCTGACATTCTTGCTATCAAGACCGATGTCACTGCCTCCTAAGATGGTCTTCATCTCTCCCTGATATATTTCTTCGATCCTCATATTTCTTGCCTTGTTCTGTTCAAGCTTGTCCCTCAGATCCCTTATAAACTCATTCAATTTTCCGACCTTAATCATCTTTTCTATCAGCTTCTTCAAGTGGAAGCATTCATCGGTGTTATGCCCCTTATCCTGATGGTAGTCACAGTACTTGTTAGAATTCTTCTTGTGATCGGCCATTTTCATTTTGGAAGGCGGACGAAGCCTGACTTGCTTTTAATCtcatggagaatcttggagatCGGCGCGTTAAGAGGTGTAAACGCGTTCAAATCTCTATCTCTTCGCCTCTCCAGGCTCCGATCCGTATGTTTTTTATCATCATTCCTACGATCGTCCCTTCAGTCACAGTTGGACCCTCGGGAGTACTCATACTGGTCGGACTGCCTGCTTCGGTCGTCTCTTTGGGGTTCTTTATACCCTTCAAGAATTTCCATTTTTCTCCGGATGTTCTCACCCCTCTCATATATGTCATTAAGGGATTTGAGGGATAATTATAAAGAGAAGATAGGAGTTTTTTTACCTTTGATCAGGTACAGTCCAGTGGTCATATATCCCATAGCCTTCGTCTTGTTCAGATTGGTGACCATGCCTACTTCCTCCTTAAACCTGGCTGGGTAATTGCCAAGAGACTCGTTCGTCCTCTGCCTACTATGGATGAAAGTATCAGTGTCTTTCTCTTTTCGGCACAGGTGTGAGTAGTGCCTTATGAATTTTCCCTTCAGCTACTCATAGCAGTGGATCGAACGTGGCTGAAGTGACTTGTACCACATCGAATCCCCTCCTTTCATATATGTCTTGAACATCTTACACAACATTGTCTGGATGTGAACCATACCATTCATCAGCAATTCGTATTTATCACGGATCCCCCTCCCATCAAACTTGGTCATTTTCGGAAACTATTTATCTTCTCTTGGAAGAGGCCGATATGCCTCTATCTCTTCTGTCACAACCGGTTCGCGGTTAAATTTCCCGTCCCCAAACACGGCCTTCTCTAGCCTGGACAACCTAGTGTCAGACACGCCACCTTCTTCTTCCTGGTCAGAGTCCGAAGTCAAAACGATTGTCCTCCTCCTCCTCATGTGGTGTGAGTCAGAGTCCATAGACTCATCTTCCTCAACGTGAACTCGTTTCTCTTTGCGAGAACTCTTAACCCCTTCAGTTTCTTCGAGTGAAGCTCTGAGCGCACTCTCCTCCAGGTCCAACTGCTCCCTTCGTAGTTTTATGGCCTTGAGTTTCAGCGCATCGGCCTCCCATTTTTTGGCCCTTGCTTGTTCAGCCTCATCGGCCTCTTTCTATTTCCCCTTTTCCTTGGCCATCTTTTCTGCTCTCAACTTCCTTAGCATTGCCTGTTTTTCAGGAGTTGGGACTATTTTAGATTCCTCATCAAAATCAGCGCCCACATTCCGAGGGGTAATCAGCGGATTGTATCGTAGGATTAGTTTTCGGATCGGTGAACCCCAGATTGCCCTGCTCATCGTTTCTGTTAGTCATCGTCTCAGATCTCGGGACTTAATCTCGTATTTCCCATAGACAGCGTGAAATATTATAACCAATTTTCTGCCAACTCAGTCTTCGTCCAGATGAATAGACTTCGGCCTGCAAAGAGAATAATGCGAGGGATGATCCCCCGAATCACCTCCGGTATGAGAATAAATTAACTGGTTTTGATATGGATAATTCGGAGTTTAAGATAGTAATGTGATCTGAATGTGTGTTGATGAATTATCTTCATCGTGGATATAACCTGGATTGTTAATGTTACACCTCGGAGTTATCGGCCGGTTCCACCAAAGGAGGGACGTGGACGTTGTGGCTGACAGATCAAGTCTTCGTCTATCTTGGGCCGTCCATCTTTGCTTTAATAGGAAAGACACGCTTCGGCCCATAAATGTTTCTAGACTTTATCAGCCCAAATAGATGGGTTTCCAACAATTTCAATTATATAATATACTTAAAATTCCGTCAAAATTTGATTAATTTAATCATTAAAATTCAAAACATGACAATTAAAAAAGGACGGAGGAAATATTAGAATTTCAAATTTCAACGAGAATAAAAAGGACATCTCTTTATTATGAAAACAAACTGcaaatgtaattttttttaagaaaaatatatcGATAAGTTCTGTACTTATTAAAATACCCCTATTACTAGACCCAAAAGAAATGCCTCTCTTGCATTAACATTTAATGTTGGTAAAAGAAATTTGTATCTCGTAAGCCAAACGAGAGTACCTGATCTCATCCACTTGGAAATTCGCATCAAACTCTTTAAAGATGGCTCTTTGAGTATATTATTTGGGCTTTTTCTCCTATGTGGTCTTCGAAGCAATCTTCCCATGAAATCGACAAAAAATATCCGGACTTTTGAAACAGGCCCAGTAATTTAAACATAAATCTCACAAAccattaaaaattaaaaattagatAAAGcctctcacaaactcactctcacAGCTGAAAGTTATAAATCTCCCTTTCACCACTGTGACGCCTAAATTTTCAAACCACAATATTTCCGCATAGAAGTATGCGACATTTATATTGTACACTATAAATTAAAATGTAGGTGAATCATAAAACTGATAAATTAGTGACAGAACTGATAGATTAGAGGCCAGAACTATAGGGAACTCCAGTGGCTCTTAACCATGTCCGACCTGATATAAGATTGTTCACCGTGAACTTAGAGGCCTCGCTGGCACTCCTAATAACGCGATAACCCTTCCATTTCACCCTGTTTCGAGTTGAAGAACCAGGCCCCATATTTTTATACTCTCCGTAGTACAATGTGTTCCATGCAAACCTTGTGTTCTCCCATGCCAACCAACCCTGTGGACTTACTAAATTGTCTATGTAAGTCTTTAGTAACACTGTTCTCGAAAATTGCTGCCATGGCCTCCCCAGGTACGTTCTAAAATCTCGTACCACCGGTCTAAGATCAGGTGCTGCCTTGATTACACTGTATTGGATTGAAATGCCAGTGTTTTGGTTGGGATCAATGCGACCTTGAGCTGTGATGACATTGACTTGGCCATGTAAAGGTCGTCGAACGTTGATAAGGCAGTTTTGGAAAACTACAGCTGCGTTACCAAAGATGAAGTCGATAGTTCCGTAAATGTAACAGTATTTGTAGAATTGGCGTTGGGCGTGGACAAAGAGAGTGTCTTGGTATCCTTCGAATCCACAGGAGTAGAAAACAGAGAAATCAGAGGCTGATCGCAGTGCGACTGCTTGTGCACTTTGTGGACCGGCTGTGTTGCGGAATGTTATGCCCCGGGCTATGAATCCAGTGCCATCGATTCCTGAACATTGAATTTTCAGACATGTTACCAAAGATTTAATTAGAAAAACAAACAGAATGCAAGCCTCAACATGATAGTACAGATGTACATCTGTAACTGATTGATAATAATTGATTGGGTATGATAATTGTGTTAAGTGCTCCACTTCTTAAACTTTTATCACAGAAGCAACTCATAATGATGTGCACTCGAGAACCATGTCATTTTTTTGTCTAAAGCCCTCTCTTCTCAAAACTTAAAGCACACGAGTTTAAAAATTATACTTTTGTTTTGTTCTCCCCGAATTTAAACTCGTGAACACAGTGTCAGGCGGTATTGCACGTATTTGGTTGAAGTTCTTAATTTGCAGAGTAAGAGCTTCCTCATACTTGCTGATTTATGTTCATTCCAATTTCCAAACCGATACGGTTTATTACCAATTATATAACATAATCATATGTGTTTAAAATAAATCAGTGCATGATTTATGTCGTTTTATTAATAAAACATGAGATTAAATTGAAAAACAGAGACAAAATTTTACCTGCAGTTGCAGAGCTGTAGGTTGTGAATCCTCTAGCAACGCTCCGGCTGCCTGAAATTACAGTATATCGCATCCCATCACCGACTAACATAATGTTGTTTAAGTTATAAGCAACCTCAATATTTTCCCAGTAAACACCTCTCTTCACATATATGATAAACCTCCCATTTCCCCTCCTCACTTTTGCTGCATAATTTAGAGCTGCCTGTATTGATGTAAACTTCCCTGATCCATCTTTCGCAACCACTACATTTGCCCTCCATGCCCATCGTGAAGATTGCAACAGCTTCCTGTCACGATCCCTGACCCAACTCGGAAACTCTGGATCTTTGTTATTTTGAACATCATTTTTGCGAGACAAAAAAGCTCGGTTAACAGCCAAGCAATCACTAATTAATTCTGAAACATTGTTAGTAGTAATTGGAGCTATAAATTTGGAAACATTTAGCTCAAACGACCCTGACCGACAAGTCTCAAGATTTGTTAGGGCAGCGCTTAGCCAAGTTTGAGCGTCAAAACTtgagcaaccatttttacttgaATTTCTTTTAATGCCTTCTAGCGTTCGGTTGAGCTGAAAAATAGTGTCACCGAATAGCCTGTTGCAATCAGTCCACGCCGCCTTCTTTCTCTTGCTTCCGCACTCAATTCCAAGCCTAGTCGTGCCGTTCTGTGCATGCAGAGCACGGTCAAGTGTTACTTGGAGCAACATTTTACGGAAATGAGCACGATTTTTTGGCCTGTCATGAGAATAATGGCCTAGAAAATACTTGCATGGTTCAGGATGAGGAGTTGTTTGGCACCAGTAGGAAATGTCGCGACCGGCTGCTAACAATTCATCGGATTCTGGTTGTGAATGAGTGATGTGAATGATGAAGGAGGCACAGATGTGTATCAGCAATAATAACATCTTAGTTGACATTCTAATTACAAATAAGTTGCTCCTCTTCTCTTAGTTTGGCTTCTTCTTTTTTCTCTCTTGTAATGGTTGTACTTGAGGCCTATGGTTAATGATCAGGTACAATTTATAAGATGTAATATTGATGGAATTCAGAGGGGTTGACTACAGAGTACAGATGACAAATATGTAATTGAAATGACAATGGGTTTGATCAAATGATCTAATTTCAAGTAGAGATGCACTACAGAATATATGTGTTATAATGGCTGCATTTTTTAATCAGAAGAAATGATTGCTGCGCATAATCTTCATCTTAAAGTTTGGTCCATCTGAGTCTGAGGACGGGTCGGTGTATTTGTAGCTAAAACTATTCAAAAGAAGTAGCGACAGGTTATACTGCATTTGAATGTCAAACTTGCTTTACGTTTACGTCTTTATTTTGTCACCATGTACTTTTATGGTTTTATGTCCCTTTTCACGATTTTTACATTTTCTAACAATTAACTTTGTCAAGGAACATGAGGTTTTAGTATAATCCTATGCAGCTTATATATTAGTATTATAACATCTCTAGTTTGAGTTTTATTGGTTGAGAAATGGATATACGCCCTTTTTTGTGAGAATTAAGAACTCTAGCTAATTCTAAATTTATTTCGAAATAATCTAATTTTATCTTGATTATTAAGTGCCTTCGAGGCTCTATTTCTTCTTTTAAATTATGAGTATATTAGTACGAGAGTTTTGTAATTAGCAACTAACAAGTGAAATCGCTAAGCAAATTAAAAGGAGTTTGAAGAGTGAGCGCAATGATAAGGAAGCATGTGGTGCATCTGTTGGATTACTTGATGAACCGTCTTGTGTGAATTTTCATATTGCAGTGGATGGAGACCCGTTATCCCTTAATTAAGCTGTAATAATTTACTGGCCTTTTGATTCAATTAAGAGGGTGTTCGATTAATAATTAATGAGAATCATAACCTCAATCTTATTGATTAGTATTTGAACTAACTCTACAACCCGTGCGAAACACGAACGTGCTctattttgaaatattttaaaatttgtatACATGTATTAAATAGATATATACATGTTCTGACTTATGATTTAATTTTGTGTGTAGTGACCTCTATTGTAAGCATGAGTTTCTTCGATTTTTATATTCTATAATTCGTGCGAGACACAATTTTTTTCTAAACGCATATATGAACCGTGCTCATATTACATAAATGAAGTATATGTTATGTTGTGATATTATCTTTTTTTTGTCTAATTTTGGATCCACTACACCATAGAATGCATGTAGCAACAACAAAAATATATTTCCTTAAGAGTTATTTGTGTTGCAGTAGAATATATGGCAACAAATATACAAATTTTTGGGGTTGAATCCGATGGTGATGCAATAGAGGTCATATAGCAACATTTTAAGTCATTTATAGCAATAACAAAACATTATTGCAATAAACCCTATGCAACAAAAAAATGTATTTTACAGCAACGCAGTTAAATCATTACAATAGCTGTTTTTATCTGCAAAATAACCACCTTATGGCAACATTAATTAGTCTCATTGTAATGAAATTTAAGGTCAAATTTGACAAATATAGAAATAATGTTGATCTTATTGCAATATTTTATAACTGATGTAATTATAAAATGGTAACAAATTTGGACACAAttgcaacaatattttttattataaaaaaagtAAGATATTAAGTGCGACACATAggagggtgaatgtgttttcttgatttttaggcTTTTTCAATCTGtttggatatggtgaacaaaaCACTCTAATTTTGTAAagatattgtgtttaacagaattaataaagcatgcacaacaaacacggtattttcaaaactcacttaactttgtattaaaattaagtatgtgttgctacaaatttctggattctttgtaagtaaagaactcagcttctatcttgagagagtacaagaaaatctagatccGTTTGTTACtctatatataaaaaaacaaaggaccagtgtttattTTATAGAATAGTAAATACAGGTTTACATAGCAtacaataagatgtactaaaccctactttaagttatctctaaagctttccatttctggcttagtgaatccttgcaaatcttgtaggtttgtgaccttcctttgtcagttaatcttggtccttgatcttgcactcttcaaactgcttttgtagacttttcaatctaagtgattagatcgtttgttgattgataatattgaatctttaacttgtctgcattctgtacttgaggttcatatcgagatctccagtttgttgtatagagaactaacatctcgataagtataatggcttatcgagatcccttagttctctataagtgtctttgacttgtcgaggtctctgagttctctataagtgaacttggtttgttgaggtctccaaaactctgcatgtagaaatgacttgtcgatatctctgagatctctatatgcattttgacttgtcgatatctctgagatctctaatgaaaaattgacttgtcgatatctccaatcttcatatcttcatttgacttgtcgatatctctgggttctctatatgcaaaaatgacttgtcaatatctcatagatctctatatgcattttgacttgtcgatatctctgagttctctaatgagaaattgacttgtcgatatctccaatcttcatatctttatttaacttgtcgatatatctgatacttctctataagctattttggactttttgataagtcattctgaagttcttgaatgacttctctatatgatttgatctgtgacttgtagatatatcgacttagaacatttttcttaaaacaaatatattcaactccaagtttattcaccttttctctgaggcatgatcttgttgatcttcttccagagtttattcttaggcttgagactgttcacagaaaaataatctagtttgatctttaacatttttacagactcaagaaatacaatataaaatacaaatttagactatcatacaactgaTTCTTAGAGCTTTCagtgtgacttagtcttgttataatataagcatgtcttgcacaaaaatctcccccaatttgtgagaagattgcttatcacaaattcatgcctggtaacaagactaaccccaagttataatgagataaaataattacataaaaaatGACAGCTTTAcaaatacaacttttatacacTGATACATGAATTCAATAGGTATATTCATTACACAAACTTCTCATAGCCTGATTtctttctaatgaggtcctttagatttaCAAGTACTTGAAGTTCATCTATGATTtatgtccctcttagagcttccacaagcttgatcCATTCATCGAATGAATAACTATTTAAGTAATTcactctgaatcttgagaatctgccagcttgtatgtttagaaaatgtccatccttaGACATTCTGCTCAGCCCATTTGCCTTGAGTTTATTAGATCTTTGCTCAAACATTTTTATCTCTTTTACATATTTCCTTTCCCTTTACTCTTTTTCAGCTTTTTcttttgctcttctttcttctcttACTATTAACCATACACACATCACAACCCTCTATAGCCTTGTGcttgtgtccttatccttcattaagctaatcaccctcttaaTTTATGTGGTTAAAAATATATCCATTAATCCCCTGCCAAGCAGAGTGAAGGAGCCATCTTgatagtagattctgacttctctcaatgatacaaaccaaactttgactattttttcagctaattgttgaaagtagtcatcatatgtgtgaaaggaatatgtcctaagtccaatcgtgtattaggatttaggaataacttttatgtaatctgttttgatttcattgatattaataaagacttgttttgtttttattacgggctttatctatttaagtgtttaaataagatataccatagtttagagtaaagctttttatggattatgatgagatcataatagtgagacctaaaaagatgataactctaaacttaaatagttcctggtcataggattactaactggtaattaataatccgcagagatcggtacatactatgcttgcttcattatgaaggatgtctgttctcatagacatttgtgtggtgacactatagctagtatgtaggtgcttattatggaataagttcattgaacatgactcgcacagctgaacaactgatggagttcactcacgtgtcagcagttgttcacatagtgatagttgtacaagtatccttagacttgaggtcatcatagtcatcttgtgtacactgaactatgctttggtttagttcttagtctccagggacaattattagggctcttttgggtataggaatttgtacacgaagatagtgtatgatcaataaaggatctaccccttccagtgaaggaagcgaatgttcaaggctgatccacttatgctagttcaggaatctctggccagagtgaatgaaattagaaagcagtttctaatttgcatagaactacgcatagtaaatggtaagcaagtgattgaattagataggcttgacacgagatccatgccttgtatttaatcgggacattgtagggtagaaggagtttattgtacggtaactattcactgacaggttcttggtattctaagcagtgaattcatattatccggatagtcgcgatatgttgagaagcatcgctcacgatttagaataaatgtgattaattaattaatcatatttaataaattagagaatttatataaataatgataaaatagttttattattatttatttctactaccggcttaatattgaacctacagggtcacaccataaaaagagaatgatttaatggtggagaaattaattaataatggccaataattatttatttgtgaaataaataattaattggaaaatttaataattgattacatgagatttaattgattataaattaattaagaaaagttcttaatattattaattaaaggatttaatttttggaaattaaatcaagagagagaattatttctaaagtgtttagaaaaaggattaatgattaaaaggtgttttaattattaatgagaataataaatgggataataataataatatttatgggaaaatttcagctgaaaattttgcctataaatacactattatagaccctattttattcgaacccacatcaaacccgaaaacccaaaaagtttggaaaacccaattctctccacctccttcttcctccttaacat
The sequence above is drawn from the Apium graveolens cultivar Ventura chromosome 2, ASM990537v1, whole genome shotgun sequence genome and encodes:
- the LOC141708670 gene encoding putative pectinesterase/pectinesterase inhibitor 59 encodes the protein MSTKMLLLLIHICASFIIHITHSQPESDELLAAGRDISYWCQTTPHPEPCKYFLGHYSHDRPKNRAHFRKMLLQVTLDRALHAQNGTTRLGIECGSKRKKAAWTDCNRLFGDTIFQLNRTLEGIKRNSSKNGCSSFDAQTWLSAALTNLETCRSGSFELNVSKFIAPITTNNVSELISDCLAVNRAFLSRKNDVQNNKDPEFPSWVRDRDRKLLQSSRWAWRANVVVAKDGSGKFTSIQAALNYAAKVRRGNGRFIIYVKRGVYWENIEVAYNLNNIMLVGDGMRYTVISGSRSVARGFTTYSSATAGIDGTGFIARGITFRNTAGPQSAQAVALRSASDFSVFYSCGFEGYQDTLFVHAQRQFYKYCYIYGTIDFIFGNAAVVFQNCLINVRRPLHGQVNVITAQGRIDPNQNTGISIQYSVIKAAPDLRPVVRDFRTYLGRPWQQFSRTVLLKTYIDNLVSPQGWLAWENTRFAWNTLYYGEYKNMGPGSSTRNRVKWKGYRVIRSASEASKFTVNNLISGRTWLRATGVPYSSGL